A single region of the Marinobacter salinus genome encodes:
- a CDS encoding sensor histidine kinase, producing MALSLFRTLYARLALGLFLLLVIVGALFTVLSLYSVREYTAAVNQELNRDLARNLVSDRNLVTDGRLNRDALKQLFELYMTINPSIEIYLLDREGRILSYSADPDKIKRNRVSLEPIRTLLADPAAFPLPGDDPRSHDRRKVFSVTPVPSEANPTGYLYVVLRGEEYDMAESMVHSDRLLQMGAGALAVSLFVGLLAGLLFFHLLTRRLSRLTDRVERFEAGDAPAAVGNERTLSQGDDIDYLGARFDQMACRIEAQLELLKDKDHQRRQLVAQVSHDLRTPLASIQGYLEALKIKQESLSLTERRRFLDVALAETHRLGRLLDELFELAALEAREKQPSPEPFMIAELVHDVVQKHQPEAERASVGLRIAVAAPVMVRADIAMTERILDNLISNAIAHSSEDSDVTLGIHDTGSSARVTVADAGPGIAPEDIDHLFEPFYQASGSSRTGHAGLGLAIAQRMAELQQGRLAAQNGTAKGAEFQLWLPVATVSH from the coding sequence ATGGCGCTGTCGTTGTTTCGAACCCTCTATGCCCGGCTGGCGCTGGGTCTGTTCCTGCTGCTGGTGATCGTGGGCGCGCTCTTCACCGTACTCAGCCTGTATTCGGTGCGGGAATACACCGCTGCCGTTAACCAGGAACTCAACCGGGACCTCGCCCGAAATCTGGTATCCGACCGTAACCTGGTGACCGATGGCCGGCTGAACCGGGATGCCCTGAAGCAGCTTTTCGAACTGTACATGACCATCAACCCCAGTATTGAGATCTACCTGCTGGATCGTGAGGGGCGCATCCTTTCCTACTCTGCGGATCCGGACAAGATCAAACGCAACCGGGTCTCACTTGAGCCCATCAGAACGTTGCTTGCGGATCCAGCTGCGTTCCCGCTACCGGGAGACGATCCCCGGAGCCATGACCGGCGTAAGGTGTTTTCGGTCACGCCTGTGCCCTCCGAGGCGAACCCCACCGGGTACCTGTATGTGGTGTTGCGGGGCGAGGAATACGATATGGCCGAGAGCATGGTCCACAGTGACCGGCTATTGCAGATGGGCGCGGGGGCCCTGGCTGTCAGCCTTTTTGTCGGCTTGTTGGCAGGACTGCTGTTCTTCCATCTGTTGACCCGCAGACTATCGCGGCTGACGGACAGGGTGGAACGTTTTGAAGCTGGTGACGCCCCGGCGGCAGTCGGTAATGAACGGACCTTGTCGCAAGGGGATGACATCGATTACCTGGGCGCCCGGTTTGATCAGATGGCCTGTCGTATTGAGGCCCAGTTGGAGCTACTCAAAGATAAAGACCACCAGCGGCGCCAACTGGTTGCCCAGGTGTCCCATGACCTGCGCACGCCTCTTGCCTCAATCCAGGGCTACCTGGAAGCCTTGAAAATCAAGCAGGAGTCTCTCAGTCTGACCGAGCGCAGGCGCTTCCTGGACGTGGCGCTGGCCGAGACTCACCGCCTTGGGCGACTGTTGGATGAACTGTTTGAGCTGGCCGCGCTGGAGGCTCGCGAGAAACAACCGTCACCCGAACCCTTCATGATTGCCGAGCTGGTGCATGACGTTGTTCAGAAACACCAGCCCGAGGCAGAGCGTGCCAGTGTCGGATTGCGCATTGCCGTCGCGGCGCCGGTAATGGTGCGTGCAGACATTGCCATGACCGAGCGCATTCTGGACAACCTGATCAGTAATGCCATTGCCCATTCCTCAGAGGACAGTGATGTCACGCTTGGTATTCACGACACTGGCAGTTCGGCCCGGGTTACGGTGGCTGACGCAGGGCCAGGCATTGCCCCAGAGGATATCGACCACCTGTTCGAGCCTTTCTACCAGGCTTCCGGTTCCTCGCGCACCGGGCACGCGGGTCTTGGCCTGGCCATTGCCCAGCGCATGGCCGAGCTGCAGCAAGGTCGGTTGGCAGCACAGAATGGAACGGCGAAGGGAGCGGAATTCCAGCTCTGGCTGCCAGTGGCGACGGTCAGCCATTAG
- a CDS encoding response regulator transcription factor → MTRTVLIIEDNPGIGELVRMQVTDLGMQAILIDRGDSGLERFRQDGVDLVILDLMLPGMDGLAVCREIRSSPGYVPVLMLTAKSTELDRVLGLEMGADDYLTKPFSVAELAARIKALFRRVDALSAREETEAEAGLLEVDGLRIDPVRRRVFVDEREVDLTAREFDLLWHFARHRGRVFSRAQLLDSVWGYNHEGYEHTVNTHINRLRNKIEADPAEPRYVQTVWGVGYRFMD, encoded by the coding sequence ATGACACGAACCGTACTGATCATTGAGGACAATCCCGGGATAGGCGAGCTGGTGCGTATGCAGGTCACCGACCTGGGAATGCAGGCGATTCTTATCGATCGCGGGGACAGCGGCCTTGAGCGTTTTCGCCAGGATGGCGTGGATCTTGTGATCCTGGATCTGATGCTTCCGGGCATGGACGGTCTTGCGGTCTGTCGCGAGATCCGGTCCAGCCCGGGCTATGTTCCGGTACTGATGCTGACCGCCAAGAGCACCGAGCTGGATCGGGTGCTGGGACTGGAAATGGGTGCCGACGACTACCTTACCAAGCCGTTCAGCGTGGCGGAACTGGCCGCCCGCATCAAGGCCCTGTTCCGCCGGGTGGATGCCTTGTCTGCCCGTGAGGAAACGGAGGCAGAGGCCGGCCTGCTGGAAGTGGACGGATTGCGGATAGACCCGGTTCGGCGCCGGGTGTTTGTTGATGAACGCGAAGTGGATCTGACCGCCCGGGAATTTGACCTGCTCTGGCACTTCGCCCGCCATCGCGGTCGCGTCTTCAGCCGGGCCCAGTTGCTGGATTCGGTCTGGGGCTACAACCACGAAGGCTACGAACACACCGTGAACACTCACATCAACCGGCTCCGCAACAAGATTGAGGCGGACCCGGCCGAGCCCCGCTATGTTCAGACTGTGTGGGGTGTGGGCTACCGGTTTATGGACTGA